The following proteins are encoded in a genomic region of Acidimicrobiia bacterium:
- a CDS encoding RNA polymerase sigma factor codes for MSADRLAMRLADDLDGAFPDLVRDLTPGLYSGALRMLGNRSDAEEVTQEALIRAYRALGEYPQDRIREMRLRGWVWTIAANLCRNRLRSRARHQAVSLGTHEPAEPTAGPEATVLSSEIEGQLANLLLELPWEMRTAVVLKHVVGLSYAEISTALDRPAATIRSDVHRGLARLRATYPPSEGP; via the coding sequence ATGAGCGCCGATCGTCTCGCCATGCGGCTCGCCGATGACCTCGACGGTGCGTTCCCGGATCTCGTGAGAGATCTCACCCCCGGCCTCTACTCGGGGGCACTGCGCATGCTCGGCAATAGGAGTGACGCCGAGGAGGTCACGCAGGAGGCCCTCATCCGCGCCTACCGGGCCCTGGGTGAGTATCCGCAGGACCGCATCCGCGAGATGCGGCTCAGGGGATGGGTGTGGACCATCGCCGCCAACCTCTGCCGAAACCGGCTGCGATCACGGGCGCGCCACCAAGCCGTGAGCCTGGGCACTCACGAGCCGGCCGAACCCACCGCGGGACCCGAGGCGACCGTGTTGTCCTCCGAGATCGAAGGTCAACTGGCCAATCTCTTGCTCGAATTGCCCTGGGAAATGCGTACCGCCGTCGTCTTGAAACACGTGGTCGGTCTCTCGTACGCCGAGATCTCCACTGCACTCGATCGCCCCGCGGCGACGATCCGCTCGGATGTCCACCGCGGGCTCGCCCGCCTGCGCGCCACCTACCCCCCATCGGAGGGACCATGA
- a CDS encoding SAM-dependent methyltransferase, which produces MAGCCDPSGYRQVFNKREARRAARAYRRRGLDSTARPMVAALAARGIDGASVLEVGAGVGSAQVALLEAGARSGVAYDLSPAHKEVGEDLLAEHGLTDRVEWRTGDFVADRAAPQADVVFLNRVVCCYPGIELVDAVASRSVRLLAMAYPRDRWWVRAGVRALNGFLRIGRTTFRVFVHPTAEVGRRVAAAGLREVASGRNLMWEWHVWERRQSATTATAQVGVPDQMGGG; this is translated from the coding sequence ATGGCCGGCTGCTGCGACCCATCCGGATATCGGCAGGTATTCAACAAACGCGAAGCCCGCCGGGCGGCCCGGGCGTACCGGCGCCGCGGGCTCGACTCCACCGCCCGGCCGATGGTCGCGGCTCTCGCGGCGAGGGGGATCGATGGGGCATCCGTGCTCGAAGTTGGCGCGGGGGTGGGGTCGGCGCAGGTGGCGCTCCTCGAAGCCGGTGCCCGGTCAGGAGTCGCCTACGACCTCTCGCCTGCCCACAAGGAGGTGGGCGAGGACCTGCTGGCGGAACACGGGTTGACAGATCGCGTCGAGTGGAGGACTGGCGACTTCGTCGCTGATAGGGCCGCACCGCAAGCCGACGTCGTGTTCCTCAATCGGGTGGTGTGTTGCTATCCCGGCATCGAGCTCGTAGACGCGGTCGCGTCCCGCTCGGTTCGGCTGCTGGCCATGGCGTATCCGCGGGACCGATGGTGGGTGCGTGCCGGGGTACGGGCGCTGAACGGCTTCCTGCGGATCGGGCGAACCACCTTTCGGGTCTTCGTGCACCCAACCGCCGAGGTCGGACGGCGAGTTGCCGCCGCCGGGCTCCGAGAAGTCGCGTCGGGGCGGAACCTGATGTGGGAGTGGCACGTCTGGGAACGTCGACAGTCAGCGACGACCGCGACGGCGCAGGTAGGCGTGCCAGATCAGATGGGCGGCGGCTGA
- a CDS encoding DNA-3-methyladenine glycosylase 2 family protein encodes MTDPRVTAIRRDMAVLGRRHPLFAAVPRPVPVEFLEPGFAGMIHLILGQLVSIEAADAMFRRLRVTLGTVTPEALLAMDDATMRACGFTRMKAEYARGLARAALDGLDFARASAGTADEVVAELTALRGIGRWTAECFLIFCAGHRDVFPAGDLALRLGWHELRGGSEPPSERALRAIAEEWAPRRSAAAHLIWHAYLRRRGRR; translated from the coding sequence ATGACCGATCCCCGGGTGACCGCGATCCGCCGCGACATGGCCGTACTCGGCCGGCGCCACCCGCTGTTCGCCGCCGTCCCCCGACCGGTACCGGTGGAGTTCCTCGAGCCCGGCTTTGCCGGGATGATCCATCTCATCCTTGGGCAGCTGGTGTCGATCGAGGCGGCCGATGCGATGTTCCGGCGACTGCGGGTGACCTTGGGAACCGTCACGCCGGAGGCGCTGCTCGCAATGGACGACGCCACGATGCGGGCCTGCGGGTTTACTCGCATGAAGGCCGAGTACGCCCGGGGCCTGGCGAGGGCCGCACTCGACGGTCTGGACTTTGCCCGCGCCTCGGCCGGCACAGCTGACGAGGTGGTGGCAGAACTCACTGCTCTGCGGGGAATCGGCCGCTGGACCGCAGAATGCTTCCTCATCTTCTGTGCCGGCCACCGCGATGTCTTTCCGGCCGGAGACCTGGCGCTGCGTCTCGGATGGCACGAACTCAGGGGCGGGTCCGAGCCTCCGAGCGAACGAGCACTCCGCGCCATCGCCGAGGAGTGGGCTCCCCGTCGGTCAGCCGCCGCCCATCTGATCTGGCACGCCTACCTGCGCCGTCGCGGTCGTCGCTGA
- a CDS encoding DUF2188 domain-containing protein yields the protein MTTRKPAARKPVKKAVKKAVKKVKAAPKKVAAKKPAAKKAVKRTVKKAAPKKKAAAKKTVKKAVKKAAPRKKAKQGPAVHTVPHDKGWANKRAGASKVSRVFSTKTAAQKAGRETAMREKVEHIIHNASGKMGERNSYGNDPRGRG from the coding sequence GTGACCACACGCAAGCCCGCGGCAAGGAAGCCGGTCAAGAAGGCCGTGAAGAAGGCGGTCAAGAAAGTGAAGGCCGCGCCCAAGAAGGTCGCAGCCAAGAAGCCCGCGGCCAAGAAGGCCGTGAAGAGGACCGTCAAGAAGGCTGCGCCGAAGAAAAAGGCCGCTGCCAAGAAGACCGTGAAGAAGGCGGTCAAGAAGGCCGCGCCGAGGAAGAAGGCAAAGCAGGGTCCCGCGGTCCACACCGTTCCCCACGACAAGGGCTGGGCCAACAAGCGCGCCGGCGCCTCCAAGGTGAGCAGGGTCTTCTCGACGAAGACCGCCGCCCAGAAGGCTGGCCGCGAGACGGCGATGCGCGAAAAGGTCGAGCACATCATCCACAATGCCAGCGGGAAGATGGGCGAGCGGAACTCGTACGGGAACGACCCCCGCGGCCGCGGCTGA
- a CDS encoding vitamin B12-dependent ribonucleotide reductase: MGDGLRISRYFTDAGTDPFDTAEWSTRTSRIANPDGSVVFEMKDAEVPATWSQVAADIMVSKYFRKAGVPQRDEAGDLIVDDDGNPARARARSARQVIGRLSSTWRMWGEQYGYFATEADAQAFEDELAFMLVHQIAAPNSPQWFNTGLNHAYGITGPAQGFWFVDEATGQVVPSDDSYTRPAPHACFIQSVNDDLVNEGGIMDLWTREARLFKFGSGTGTNFSSLRAENETLSGGGKSSGVMSFLKIGDRAAGAIKSGGTTRRAAKMVILDIDHPDIELFINWKKIEEEKVRALIAAGYPSDFNGEAYQTVSGQNSNNSVRVSEEFIRAVAEDGDWELTARIDGHVMKTMKARDLWRQIAEAAWACADPGVQFDTTINQWHTCPAGGPIRASNPCSEYMFIDNTACNLASLNLVTFYDDETGAFDIEGYKHAIRLWTMVLEISVTMAHFPSQEIAQGSYDYRTLGLGFANLGSLLMRQGIPYDSDEGRAITGALTAVLTGDAYAASAEMAAVLSPFPRFSENRESMLRVMRNHRRAAYNADPSEYDGVTHRVVGIDPDLCPDHLLAAARESWDHAVAMGEEYGYRNAQATVLAPTGTIGLLMDCDTTGVEPDFALVKFKKLAGGGYFKIANQSIDPALRRLGYDEEQRREIVDYVVGTMTLDGTPHVNRESLSATGFNDSEIDAIEATLPGVFELRHAFNVFVVGESALQRLGFDEDEYTSFDFDLLRALGFTPVHIDEANRVICGTQTIEGAPHLADDHLPVFDCANKNGKHGVRFIHHTGHIRAMAAAQPFISGAISKTINMPHEVEIGDIEDSYALSAELGLKAMALYRDGSKASQPLSSTTGEGDSHEDESEELANAIDAEARLVTGTFAPGISPTQAYHGVNRPRFLLPSRRQGWTQEAKVGGHKIFLRTGEYEDGTLGELFIDLAKEGATLRGILGCFAIAVSKGLQYGVPLEEFVESFTFQTFEPRGMVEGHPNIKMANSIIDYVFRSLGMEYLGRTDLVQIPPKEVGELPEPPSGLAVDAGVQLGLDDDMPLTAPISHPAVAKPQVTATNGKGHAGNGNGKSRGTMVAVTAKATAAATQTASMQAALGEMMGDAPLCDTCGHITVRNGSCYRCLNCGNSMGCS; this comes from the coding sequence ATGGGTGACGGGCTCAGAATCAGCCGCTACTTCACGGATGCGGGAACCGATCCGTTCGACACGGCCGAGTGGAGCACCCGAACCTCCCGGATTGCGAATCCCGACGGATCGGTGGTCTTCGAGATGAAGGACGCCGAGGTTCCGGCCACCTGGTCGCAGGTCGCAGCCGACATCATGGTGTCGAAGTACTTTCGTAAGGCAGGGGTTCCGCAGCGCGACGAAGCGGGCGACCTGATTGTCGACGACGACGGCAACCCGGCGCGCGCGCGCGCGCGCAGCGCCCGCCAGGTGATCGGCCGTCTCTCCTCCACCTGGCGGATGTGGGGTGAGCAGTACGGCTACTTCGCCACCGAGGCCGACGCCCAGGCTTTCGAGGACGAACTCGCGTTCATGCTCGTCCACCAGATCGCCGCCCCCAACAGCCCGCAGTGGTTCAACACCGGGCTCAACCACGCCTACGGGATCACCGGGCCGGCGCAGGGCTTCTGGTTCGTCGACGAGGCGACCGGTCAGGTCGTTCCCTCCGACGACTCCTACACCCGTCCCGCTCCACACGCCTGTTTCATCCAGTCGGTGAACGACGATCTGGTGAACGAGGGCGGGATCATGGACCTCTGGACCCGCGAGGCCCGGCTGTTCAAGTTCGGCTCGGGCACCGGCACCAACTTCTCGAGCCTGCGCGCCGAGAACGAGACCCTCTCCGGTGGCGGCAAATCGTCCGGAGTCATGTCGTTCCTCAAGATCGGCGACCGCGCCGCCGGAGCCATCAAGTCGGGTGGCACCACCCGCCGCGCCGCCAAGATGGTCATCCTCGACATCGACCACCCCGACATCGAGCTCTTCATCAACTGGAAGAAGATCGAGGAAGAGAAGGTGCGCGCCCTGATCGCCGCCGGCTACCCCTCCGACTTCAACGGCGAGGCGTACCAGACGGTCTCGGGCCAGAACTCCAACAACTCCGTCCGGGTAAGCGAGGAGTTCATCCGGGCGGTGGCTGAGGATGGTGACTGGGAGCTGACCGCGCGTATCGACGGGCATGTCATGAAGACGATGAAGGCCCGCGACCTGTGGCGTCAGATCGCCGAGGCCGCCTGGGCGTGCGCCGACCCCGGGGTGCAGTTCGACACCACCATCAACCAATGGCACACCTGCCCCGCAGGCGGGCCCATCCGGGCGTCGAATCCCTGCTCGGAGTACATGTTCATAGACAACACGGCCTGCAACCTGGCGAGCCTCAACCTGGTGACGTTCTACGACGACGAGACCGGGGCATTCGACATCGAGGGCTACAAGCACGCCATCCGGCTGTGGACGATGGTGCTCGAGATCTCGGTCACCATGGCCCACTTCCCGTCGCAGGAGATCGCCCAGGGGTCGTACGACTACCGCACGCTCGGGCTGGGCTTCGCCAACCTGGGATCGCTGTTGATGCGCCAGGGCATCCCCTACGACTCGGACGAGGGCAGGGCGATCACGGGTGCGCTCACCGCGGTCCTCACAGGCGACGCCTACGCGGCGTCGGCGGAGATGGCGGCGGTGCTGAGCCCATTCCCCCGGTTCTCCGAGAACCGCGAGTCGATGCTCCGGGTGATGCGCAACCATCGCCGGGCCGCATACAACGCCGACCCGTCCGAGTACGACGGTGTCACTCACCGCGTCGTCGGCATCGACCCCGACCTGTGCCCCGACCATCTGTTGGCCGCCGCCCGCGAGTCCTGGGACCACGCGGTGGCGATGGGTGAGGAGTATGGCTACCGCAATGCCCAGGCCACCGTGCTGGCACCGACCGGGACCATCGGCTTGCTGATGGATTGCGACACCACCGGGGTCGAGCCCGACTTCGCTTTGGTCAAGTTCAAGAAGCTGGCCGGAGGCGGCTACTTCAAGATCGCCAACCAGTCGATCGATCCGGCGCTCCGCCGCCTCGGTTACGACGAGGAGCAGCGGCGCGAGATCGTCGACTACGTAGTGGGCACCATGACCCTCGACGGAACCCCCCATGTGAACCGGGAGTCGCTGAGCGCCACGGGCTTCAACGACAGCGAGATCGACGCGATCGAGGCGACGCTGCCCGGTGTCTTCGAGCTACGGCACGCGTTCAACGTGTTCGTGGTCGGCGAGTCCGCACTGCAACGGCTCGGATTCGATGAAGACGAGTACACCTCATTCGACTTCGACCTGTTGCGCGCCCTCGGGTTCACTCCGGTGCACATCGACGAGGCCAACCGGGTGATATGCGGCACTCAGACCATCGAGGGTGCCCCGCATCTGGCGGACGACCATCTGCCGGTGTTCGATTGCGCCAACAAGAACGGCAAGCACGGGGTCCGCTTCATTCATCACACCGGCCACATCCGGGCGATGGCGGCAGCCCAGCCGTTCATTTCGGGGGCGATTTCGAAGACGATCAACATGCCCCACGAGGTCGAGATCGGTGACATCGAGGACTCGTACGCCCTCTCCGCCGAGTTGGGACTGAAGGCGATGGCGCTGTACCGGGACGGTTCGAAGGCCAGCCAGCCACTGTCCTCCACCACCGGTGAAGGCGACTCACACGAAGACGAATCGGAGGAACTCGCCAACGCGATCGATGCCGAGGCGCGGCTCGTCACCGGGACGTTTGCCCCGGGGATCAGCCCGACCCAGGCGTACCACGGGGTGAATCGCCCGAGGTTCTTGCTTCCGTCACGACGCCAGGGCTGGACCCAGGAGGCCAAGGTCGGCGGCCACAAGATCTTCCTCCGCACCGGCGAATACGAAGACGGCACGCTCGGCGAGCTGTTCATCGACCTCGCCAAGGAGGGGGCGACACTGCGGGGCATCCTCGGCTGCTTCGCGATCGCGGTATCGAAGGGTCTCCAGTACGGGGTTCCCCTCGAGGAGTTCGTCGAGTCGTTCACGTTCCAGACGTTCGAGCCGAGAGGCATGGTGGAGGGCCATCCCAACATCAAGATGGCCAACTCCATCATCGACTACGTCTTCCGCTCGCTCGGGATGGAGTACCTCGGCCGAACCGACCTGGTGCAGATCCCTCCGAAGGAGGTCGGTGAGCTCCCTGAGCCACCCAGTGGCCTCGCCGTCGACGCAGGAGTGCAGCTTGGCCTCGACGACGACATGCCGCTGACCGCTCCGATCAGCCACCCGGCGGTGGCCAAGCCGCAGGTCACCGCGACCAACGGCAAGGGGCATGCCGGCAACGGCAACGGCAAGTCGCGCGGGACGATGGTGGCAGTCACGGCAAAGGCGACGGCGGCGGCCACACAAACGGCTTCGATGCAGGCCGCCCTGGGCGAGATGATGGGCGACGCCCCCCTCTGCGACACCTGCGGCCACATCACCGTTCGCAACGGGTCGTGCTACCGCTGCCTCAACTGCGGAAACTCGATGGGCTGCTCGTAG
- a CDS encoding SGNH/GDSL hydrolase family protein — translation MSYSYYAPAPKSSGARTASVLLGVPAAVLVGILAWLRSGSAVWGLVLGGLTFAVAMYSAFAATRGPSIFIALLMLALVVGSIYYGVSHALEIYRAISTTEGPVDEADPNSVASAEAAIAVANAQNGFRIVLTEEETGAYLQKGLGEIANNPIRRIEVDIEDPATGDDESGTLSIVGFFKSGGIEFSGTVGFHLDAGAIRVEVTHLEVGDLDLPGIGRDAIEDILAEVADLNDVLVGLNADVQSITLGNDQIVVTGSHGGGATITSAALLTALADQAAGLGSGVEPPDQRLGPGEVNGTLFPGVPVVVALGDSLAANVGVDEPRRGYVSRVHAELQRRDARTLGLRNFGVSGETTGTMIRGGQLDAAIAYIETVDVAYVMIDIGANDLLGHLGSDDCSDDIDSPDCSARLDAAFTTYEANLSVILERLAAAAPDVPVVYLTAYNPFSLGLAGGVGFEGRSDQIVAAFNALGTRVAENLGVIVADGFTPMRGTTAATTHMLDAEPDIHPKSVGYGILAWAIIEALAAA, via the coding sequence ATGTCGTACTCCTATTACGCCCCTGCCCCGAAGAGTTCCGGCGCCCGCACGGCCTCGGTGCTGCTCGGCGTGCCGGCCGCGGTCCTGGTCGGGATCCTCGCCTGGCTGAGATCCGGAAGCGCGGTCTGGGGGCTGGTTCTCGGCGGTCTGACCTTCGCGGTCGCCATGTATTCGGCGTTTGCCGCGACCCGCGGCCCGTCGATCTTCATCGCCCTCCTCATGCTCGCATTGGTGGTGGGGAGCATCTACTACGGGGTGAGCCATGCGCTGGAGATCTATCGCGCCATCTCTACGACCGAGGGACCGGTCGACGAGGCCGACCCCAATTCGGTTGCCTCCGCCGAAGCCGCCATCGCCGTGGCGAACGCCCAGAACGGCTTCCGGATCGTTCTCACCGAAGAGGAGACCGGCGCCTACCTGCAGAAGGGTCTGGGCGAGATCGCCAACAACCCGATTCGAAGGATCGAAGTAGACATCGAGGACCCCGCCACCGGCGACGACGAGTCGGGCACCCTCTCCATCGTCGGATTCTTCAAGAGCGGTGGGATTGAGTTCAGCGGCACGGTCGGCTTCCACCTCGACGCCGGCGCCATCCGGGTGGAAGTGACTCACCTCGAGGTGGGCGATCTCGACCTCCCCGGAATCGGCCGCGACGCCATCGAGGACATCCTCGCCGAAGTGGCGGATCTCAACGACGTGCTGGTCGGCCTCAACGCCGATGTCCAATCGATCACCCTCGGCAACGACCAGATCGTGGTCACCGGCTCCCATGGCGGTGGCGCCACGATCACCTCCGCAGCGCTGTTGACTGCTCTCGCCGATCAGGCAGCCGGCCTGGGATCGGGGGTCGAGCCTCCCGACCAGCGACTGGGACCAGGCGAAGTGAATGGCACCCTCTTCCCCGGGGTTCCCGTGGTAGTCGCTCTCGGTGACTCGTTGGCCGCCAATGTCGGCGTCGACGAGCCGCGAAGGGGATATGTCTCGAGGGTCCACGCCGAACTGCAGCGGCGCGACGCCCGTACCCTCGGGCTGCGGAACTTTGGCGTCTCCGGGGAGACGACGGGCACCATGATCCGCGGAGGCCAGCTCGACGCCGCGATCGCATACATCGAGACGGTGGACGTCGCCTATGTGATGATCGACATCGGTGCCAATGACCTCCTCGGCCACCTCGGCTCGGACGATTGCTCCGACGACATCGACTCCCCCGACTGTTCGGCCAGACTCGATGCCGCATTCACCACCTACGAGGCGAATCTGTCGGTGATCCTCGAACGCCTGGCGGCCGCCGCCCCCGACGTGCCGGTGGTGTACCTCACCGCCTACAACCCGTTCAGCCTCGGCCTGGCGGGCGGCGTCGGCTTCGAGGGTCGGAGCGACCAGATCGTCGCCGCGTTCAACGCACTCGGCACCCGGGTGGCTGAGAACCTCGGCGTGATCGTCGCCGACGGGTTCACGCCGATGCGCGGGACGACGGCAGCCACCACCCACATGCTGGACGCCGAACCGGACATTCACCCCAAGTCGGTCGGATACGGCATTCTCGCCTGGGCCATCATCGAGGCGCTCGCCGCAGCCTGA